A stretch of the Chiloscyllium plagiosum isolate BGI_BamShark_2017 chromosome 25, ASM401019v2, whole genome shotgun sequence genome encodes the following:
- the rtn4r gene encoding reticulon-4 receptor, producing the protein MAEGNRLLFLALCLQYLPKAEACPNDCTCYSEPMTVSCQQQGFKSIPDGIPLRSQRIFLQNNKIPSVSSTSFSSRQNLTVLWLHSNNISVIQAGAFEGLRRLEELDIGENINLRSLTPSSFHGLVRLHTLHLHRCGLSQLPTGIFRGLVSLQYLYLQENVLERLEDDLFVDLGNLTSLFLHGNRIQSLSENVFRGLRSLDKLLLHQNRIGLVHRRAFHDLGKLGLLYLFNNNITVLSGQTMDPLISLQYLRLNDNQWICDCRAKSLWEWFRRFRGSSSVLECHVPPRLFHSDLKTLDRRDLETCLESSHQIRTSIFSTRTRAGKLPTVETPRSGSRDGAIKCCQPDSEQSSLIYTKAKPAPSSYNSRGSTTNSLKDKENISKNRYTENDLTKNGTYKTGLSDAPMGTFSAKLDQSLDMLSPELLNNLEDSTSPTTKKKRKCYKKPKTDSSPCRLSNGSNRKHLCQTALASAYILLLLLHPW; encoded by the exons ATGGCCGAAG GAAACCGGCTCCTTTTTCTCGCACTCTGCCTGCAGTATCTCCCTAAAGCCGAGGCCTGTCCCAACGACTGTACCTGTTACAGCGAGCCCATGACTGTCAGCTGTCAACAGCAGGGTTTCAAATCGATTCCTGACGGGATCCCGCTCAGGAGCCAACGGATCTTTCTGCAGAACAACAAGATCCCCTCGGTGAGCTCCACCAGCTTCAGCTCCCGGCAGAACCTGACAGTGCTGTGGCTGCACTCCAACAACATCAGTGTCATCCAGGCCGGGGCGTTCGAGGGCCTGCGGCGCCTGGAGGAACTGGACATCGGGGAGAACATTAACCTCCGCTCTCTGACTCCCAGCTCGTTCCACGGCTTGGTGCGCCTTCACACTCTGCACCTTCACCGATGCGGCCTCTCGCAGCTGCCCACGGGCATCTTCAGAGGGCTGGTCTCCTTGCAGTACCTGTACCTGCAGGAGAACGTGCTGGAGAGGCTGGAAGATGACCTCTTCGTGGACTTGGGCAACCTCACCTCTTTATTCTTGCACGGCAACAGGATCCAGAGTCTGTCGGAAAACGTGTTCAGGGGCTTGCGGAGTTTGGATAAGCTGTTGCTGCATCAGAACCGCATTGGCTTGGTGCACAGGAGGGCTTTTCATGATCTGGGCAAACTTGGCTTGCTGTACCTCTTCAATAACAACATCACCGTGCTGAGTGGGCAGACCATGGACCCTCTGATCTCCCTGCAGTATCTCCGGCTCAACGATAACCAGTGGATCTGTGACTGCCGGGCAAAGTCCCTGTGGGAATGGTTCCGGCGTTTCCGGGGCTCCAGTTCAGTCTTGGAGTGCCATGTCCCGCCGCGGCTGTTTCACAGCGACTTGAAAACGCTGGATCGCCGCGACTTGGAGACCTGCTTGGAATCCTCTCACCAGATCCGCACCAGCATTTTCAGCACCAGGACCCGAGCGGGTAAACTGCCCACGGTGGAGACACCGAGGTCCGGCTCGCGTGATGGGGCCATCAAGTGCTGCCAACCGGACAGCGAGCAGTCCTCCCTCATTTACACCAAAGCCAAACCGGCCCCTTCATCGTACAACAGCAGAGGATCCACCACCAACTCGCTCAAGGACAAAGAGAACATCTCCAAGAACAGGTACACCGAGAACGACCTGACCAAAAACGGGACCTATAAAACTGGCTTGAGCGACGCACCCATGGGGACTTTCTCTGCCAAACTGGACCAGTCCCTAGACATGCTCAGCCCGGAACTATTAAACAACCTGGAGGACTCCACGTCGCCCACAACGAAAAAGAAACGGAAGTGTTACAAAAAGCCGAAAACGGACTCATCCCCATGCCGCCTCAGTAACGGCTCCAACAGAAAGCACTTGTGCCAGACAGCATTGGCCAGCGCGTACATCCTGCTGCTCTTATTGCACCCTTGGTGA